Proteins encoded together in one Gallus gallus isolate bGalGal1 chromosome 18, bGalGal1.mat.broiler.GRCg7b, whole genome shotgun sequence window:
- the CD300LF gene encoding CMRF35-like molecule 5 isoform X6, with protein sequence MGVRPGWGWLLLPVCQALVVPREVSGQEGETLSLRCWYARGYEGYNKYWCRGAARGSCHKVVETAGREVPRQHGRVSITDNHIFCVVLLTVEELSMEDAGSYWCGVERAGRDIMEPVTVRVRPAPSPEPWLSNTTAEFPHNVNVTATGAGLQKENTSLQKGQEQPPSSPPSLSGPALQVLLPTMVLLFLLAMAGSAGLIHALRRRRRRRKEAVQKPMRVVGSSQLCSLAVQAQQHHQAVGDTLMPHTKDPAAPKQPGTTAELNNIYDNELYLRKGMHTESSDTEEQHSEPGDDEVYINS encoded by the exons ATGGGGGTACGGCCGGGCTGGGGTTGGCTCCTTCTCCCAG TTTGCCAGGCTCTGGTTGTCCCCAGGGAGGTGAGCGGTCAGGAGGGTGAGACGCTTTCCCTGCGCTGTTGGTATGCGCGGGGCTACGAGGGCTACAACAAGTACTGGtgccgcggggctgcgcggggctCGTGCCACAAAGTGGTGGAGACCGCGGGGCGAGAAGTGCCGCGCCAGCACGGCCGCGTCTCCATCACGGACAACCACATCTTCTGCGTGGTGCTGCTCACCGTGGAGGAGCTCTCCATGGAGGACGCTGGGAGCTACTGGTGCGGGGTGGAGCGGGCAGGCAGGGACATCATGGAGCCGGTCACCGTGAGGGTGAGACCAG ctcccagccctgagccctgGCTCTCCAACACCACAGCGGAGTTCCCCCACAACGTGAACGTCACTGCCACGGG tgcagggctgcagaaggaaaacaccAGCCTTCAGAAGGGTCAGGAACAgcccccctcctctcctcccagcctcTCTGGGCCAGCCCTGCAGGTCCTGCTGCCCACCATGGTGCTGCTGTTCCTCCTGGCCATGgctggctctgctgggctcATCCATGCCctgcggaggaggaggaggaggaggaaggaag CTGTACAGAAACCCATGCGAGTGGTGGGAAGTTCCCAGCTGTGCTCACTGGcagtgcaggcacagcagcaccatcaG GCTGTTGGGGACACACTGATGCCTCACACCAAAGACCCTGCAGCCCCCAAACAGCCGGGCACCACTGCAGAGCTGAACAACATCTATGACAATGAGCTGTACCTGAGGAAG GGCATGCACACTGAGAGCAGTGAcacagaggagcagcacagtgagccGGGAGATGACGAAGTCTACATCAACAGCTGA
- the CD300LF gene encoding CMRF35-like molecule 5 isoform X5 has translation MGVRPGWGWLLLPVCQALVVPREVSGQEGETLSLRCWYARGYEGYNKYWCRGAARGSCHKVVETAGREVPRQHGRVSITDNHIFCVVLLTVEELSMEDAGSYWCGVERAGRDIMEPVTVRVRPAVPTAPSPEPWLSNTTAEFPHNVNVTATGAGLQKENTSLQKGQEQPPSSPPSLSGPALQVLLPTMVLLFLLAMAGSAGLIHALRRRRRRRKEAVQKPMRVVGSSQLCSLAVQAQQHHQAVGDTLMPHTKDPAAPKQPGTTAELNNIYDNELYLRKGMHTESSDTEEQHSEPGDDEVYINS, from the exons ATGGGGGTACGGCCGGGCTGGGGTTGGCTCCTTCTCCCAG TTTGCCAGGCTCTGGTTGTCCCCAGGGAGGTGAGCGGTCAGGAGGGTGAGACGCTTTCCCTGCGCTGTTGGTATGCGCGGGGCTACGAGGGCTACAACAAGTACTGGtgccgcggggctgcgcggggctCGTGCCACAAAGTGGTGGAGACCGCGGGGCGAGAAGTGCCGCGCCAGCACGGCCGCGTCTCCATCACGGACAACCACATCTTCTGCGTGGTGCTGCTCACCGTGGAGGAGCTCTCCATGGAGGACGCTGGGAGCTACTGGTGCGGGGTGGAGCGGGCAGGCAGGGACATCATGGAGCCGGTCACCGTGAGGGTGAGACCAG CTGtacccacagctcccagccctgagccctgGCTCTCCAACACCACAGCGGAGTTCCCCCACAACGTGAACGTCACTGCCACGGG tgcagggctgcagaaggaaaacaccAGCCTTCAGAAGGGTCAGGAACAgcccccctcctctcctcccagcctcTCTGGGCCAGCCCTGCAGGTCCTGCTGCCCACCATGGTGCTGCTGTTCCTCCTGGCCATGgctggctctgctgggctcATCCATGCCctgcggaggaggaggaggaggaggaaggaag CTGTACAGAAACCCATGCGAGTGGTGGGAAGTTCCCAGCTGTGCTCACTGGcagtgcaggcacagcagcaccatcaG GCTGTTGGGGACACACTGATGCCTCACACCAAAGACCCTGCAGCCCCCAAACAGCCGGGCACCACTGCAGAGCTGAACAACATCTATGACAATGAGCTGTACCTGAGGAAG GGCATGCACACTGAGAGCAGTGAcacagaggagcagcacagtgagccGGGAGATGACGAAGTCTACATCAACAGCTGA
- the CD300LF gene encoding CMRF35-like molecule 5 isoform X4, translated as MGVRPGWGWLLLPVCQALVVPREVSGQEGETLSLRCWYARGYEGYNKYWCRGAARGSCHKVVETAGREVPRQHGRVSITDNHIFCVVLLTVEELSMEDAGSYWCGVERAGRDIMEPVTVRVRPAVPTAPSPEPWLSNTTAEFPHNVNVTATGAGLQKENTSLQKGQEQPPSSPPSLSGPALQVLLPTMVLLFLLAMAGSAGLIHALRRRRRRRKEAVQKPMRVVGSSQLCSLAVQAQQHHQPGAGQAVGDTLMPHTKDPAAPKQPGTTAELNNIYDNELYLRKGMHTESSDTEEQHSEPGDDEVYINS; from the exons ATGGGGGTACGGCCGGGCTGGGGTTGGCTCCTTCTCCCAG TTTGCCAGGCTCTGGTTGTCCCCAGGGAGGTGAGCGGTCAGGAGGGTGAGACGCTTTCCCTGCGCTGTTGGTATGCGCGGGGCTACGAGGGCTACAACAAGTACTGGtgccgcggggctgcgcggggctCGTGCCACAAAGTGGTGGAGACCGCGGGGCGAGAAGTGCCGCGCCAGCACGGCCGCGTCTCCATCACGGACAACCACATCTTCTGCGTGGTGCTGCTCACCGTGGAGGAGCTCTCCATGGAGGACGCTGGGAGCTACTGGTGCGGGGTGGAGCGGGCAGGCAGGGACATCATGGAGCCGGTCACCGTGAGGGTGAGACCAG CTGtacccacagctcccagccctgagccctgGCTCTCCAACACCACAGCGGAGTTCCCCCACAACGTGAACGTCACTGCCACGGG tgcagggctgcagaaggaaaacaccAGCCTTCAGAAGGGTCAGGAACAgcccccctcctctcctcccagcctcTCTGGGCCAGCCCTGCAGGTCCTGCTGCCCACCATGGTGCTGCTGTTCCTCCTGGCCATGgctggctctgctgggctcATCCATGCCctgcggaggaggaggaggaggaggaaggaag CTGTACAGAAACCCATGCGAGTGGTGGGAAGTTCCCAGCTGTGCTCACTGGcagtgcaggcacagcagcaccatcaG CCTGGTGCTGGACAGGCTGTTGGGGACACACTGATGCCTCACACCAAAGACCCTGCAGCCCCCAAACAGCCGGGCACCACTGCAGAGCTGAACAACATCTATGACAATGAGCTGTACCTGAGGAAG GGCATGCACACTGAGAGCAGTGAcacagaggagcagcacagtgagccGGGAGATGACGAAGTCTACATCAACAGCTGA
- the CD300LF gene encoding CMRF35-like molecule 5 isoform X2, translated as MGVRPGWGWLLLPVCQALVVPREVSGQEGETLSLRCWYARGYEGYNKYWCRGAARGSCHKVVETAGREVPRQHGRVSITDNHIFCVVLLTVEELSMEDAGSYWCGVERAGRDIMEPVTVRVRPAPSPEPWLSNTTAEFPHNVNVTATGAGLQKENTSLQKGQEQPPSSPPSLSGPALQVLLPTMVLLFLLAMAGSAGLIHALRRRRRRRKEAVQKPMRVVGSSQLCSLAVQAQQHHQPGAGQAVGDTLMPHTKDPAAPKQPGTTAELNNIYDNELYLRKVRTRPGQCWRCREVCAAWAGAMQVGHPPGHAH; from the exons ATGGGGGTACGGCCGGGCTGGGGTTGGCTCCTTCTCCCAG TTTGCCAGGCTCTGGTTGTCCCCAGGGAGGTGAGCGGTCAGGAGGGTGAGACGCTTTCCCTGCGCTGTTGGTATGCGCGGGGCTACGAGGGCTACAACAAGTACTGGtgccgcggggctgcgcggggctCGTGCCACAAAGTGGTGGAGACCGCGGGGCGAGAAGTGCCGCGCCAGCACGGCCGCGTCTCCATCACGGACAACCACATCTTCTGCGTGGTGCTGCTCACCGTGGAGGAGCTCTCCATGGAGGACGCTGGGAGCTACTGGTGCGGGGTGGAGCGGGCAGGCAGGGACATCATGGAGCCGGTCACCGTGAGGGTGAGACCAG ctcccagccctgagccctgGCTCTCCAACACCACAGCGGAGTTCCCCCACAACGTGAACGTCACTGCCACGGG tgcagggctgcagaaggaaaacaccAGCCTTCAGAAGGGTCAGGAACAgcccccctcctctcctcccagcctcTCTGGGCCAGCCCTGCAGGTCCTGCTGCCCACCATGGTGCTGCTGTTCCTCCTGGCCATGgctggctctgctgggctcATCCATGCCctgcggaggaggaggaggaggaggaaggaag CTGTACAGAAACCCATGCGAGTGGTGGGAAGTTCCCAGCTGTGCTCACTGGcagtgcaggcacagcagcaccatcaG CCTGGTGCTGGACAGGCTGTTGGGGACACACTGATGCCTCACACCAAAGACCCTGCAGCCCCCAAACAGCCGGGCACCACTGCAGAGCTGAACAACATCTATGACAATGAGCTGTACCTGAGGAAGGTGAGAACCCGGCCCGGGCAGTGCTGGCGGTGCAGGGAGGTGTGTGCAGCATGGGCAGGGGCCATGCAGGTTGGCCACCCCCCAGGGCATGCACACTGA
- the CD300LF gene encoding CMRF35-like molecule 5 isoform X3 translates to MGVRPGWGWLLLPVCQALVVPREVSGQEGETLSLRCWYARGYEGYNKYWCRGAARGSCHKVVETAGREVPRQHGRVSITDNHIFCVVLLTVEELSMEDAGSYWCGVERAGRDIMEPVTVRVRPAVPTAPSPEPWLSNTTAEFPHNVNVTATGAGLQKENTSLQKGQEQPPSSPPSLSGPALQVLLPTMVLLFLLAMAGSAGLIHALRRRRRRRKEAVQKPMRVVGSSQLCSLAVQAQQHHQAVGDTLMPHTKDPAAPKQPGTTAELNNIYDNELYLRKVRTRPGQCWRCREVCAAWAGAMQVGHPPGHAH, encoded by the exons ATGGGGGTACGGCCGGGCTGGGGTTGGCTCCTTCTCCCAG TTTGCCAGGCTCTGGTTGTCCCCAGGGAGGTGAGCGGTCAGGAGGGTGAGACGCTTTCCCTGCGCTGTTGGTATGCGCGGGGCTACGAGGGCTACAACAAGTACTGGtgccgcggggctgcgcggggctCGTGCCACAAAGTGGTGGAGACCGCGGGGCGAGAAGTGCCGCGCCAGCACGGCCGCGTCTCCATCACGGACAACCACATCTTCTGCGTGGTGCTGCTCACCGTGGAGGAGCTCTCCATGGAGGACGCTGGGAGCTACTGGTGCGGGGTGGAGCGGGCAGGCAGGGACATCATGGAGCCGGTCACCGTGAGGGTGAGACCAG CTGtacccacagctcccagccctgagccctgGCTCTCCAACACCACAGCGGAGTTCCCCCACAACGTGAACGTCACTGCCACGGG tgcagggctgcagaaggaaaacaccAGCCTTCAGAAGGGTCAGGAACAgcccccctcctctcctcccagcctcTCTGGGCCAGCCCTGCAGGTCCTGCTGCCCACCATGGTGCTGCTGTTCCTCCTGGCCATGgctggctctgctgggctcATCCATGCCctgcggaggaggaggaggaggaggaaggaag CTGTACAGAAACCCATGCGAGTGGTGGGAAGTTCCCAGCTGTGCTCACTGGcagtgcaggcacagcagcaccatcaG GCTGTTGGGGACACACTGATGCCTCACACCAAAGACCCTGCAGCCCCCAAACAGCCGGGCACCACTGCAGAGCTGAACAACATCTATGACAATGAGCTGTACCTGAGGAAGGTGAGAACCCGGCCCGGGCAGTGCTGGCGGTGCAGGGAGGTGTGTGCAGCATGGGCAGGGGCCATGCAGGTTGGCCACCCCCCAGGGCATGCACACTGA
- the CD300LF gene encoding CMRF35-like molecule 5 isoform X9, translating to MGAPQGKVACMLMCYLSPLLLWGFSAVCQALVVPREVSGQEGETLSLRCWYARGYEGYNKYWCRGAARGSCHKVVETAGREVPRQHGRVSITDNHIFCVVLLTVEELSMEDAGSYWCGVERAGRDIMEPVTVRVRPAVPTAPSPEPWLSNTTAEFPHNVNVTATGAGLQKENTSLQKGQEQPPSSPPSLSGPALQVLLPTMVLLFLLAMAGSAGLIHALRRRRRRRKEAVQKPMRVVGSSQLCSLAVQAQQHHQPGAGQAVGDTLMPHTKDPAAPKQPGTTAELNNIYDNELYLRKVRTRPGQCWRCREVCAAWAGAMQVGHPPGHAH from the exons ATGGGAGCACCTCAGGGGAAGGTGGCCTGCATGCTGATGTGCTATTTGTCTCCCTTGTTGCTGTGGGGATTCTCTGCAGTTTGCCAGGCTCTGGTTGTCCCCAGGGAGGTGAGCGGTCAGGAGGGTGAGACGCTTTCCCTGCGCTGTTGGTATGCGCGGGGCTACGAGGGCTACAACAAGTACTGGtgccgcggggctgcgcggggctCGTGCCACAAAGTGGTGGAGACCGCGGGGCGAGAAGTGCCGCGCCAGCACGGCCGCGTCTCCATCACGGACAACCACATCTTCTGCGTGGTGCTGCTCACCGTGGAGGAGCTCTCCATGGAGGACGCTGGGAGCTACTGGTGCGGGGTGGAGCGGGCAGGCAGGGACATCATGGAGCCGGTCACCGTGAGGGTGAGACCAG CTGtacccacagctcccagccctgagccctgGCTCTCCAACACCACAGCGGAGTTCCCCCACAACGTGAACGTCACTGCCACGGG tgcagggctgcagaaggaaaacaccAGCCTTCAGAAGGGTCAGGAACAgcccccctcctctcctcccagcctcTCTGGGCCAGCCCTGCAGGTCCTGCTGCCCACCATGGTGCTGCTGTTCCTCCTGGCCATGgctggctctgctgggctcATCCATGCCctgcggaggaggaggaggaggaggaaggaag CTGTACAGAAACCCATGCGAGTGGTGGGAAGTTCCCAGCTGTGCTCACTGGcagtgcaggcacagcagcaccatcaG CCTGGTGCTGGACAGGCTGTTGGGGACACACTGATGCCTCACACCAAAGACCCTGCAGCCCCCAAACAGCCGGGCACCACTGCAGAGCTGAACAACATCTATGACAATGAGCTGTACCTGAGGAAGGTGAGAACCCGGCCCGGGCAGTGCTGGCGGTGCAGGGAGGTGTGTGCAGCATGGGCAGGGGCCATGCAGGTTGGCCACCCCCCAGGGCATGCACACTGA
- the CD300LF gene encoding CMRF35-like molecule 3 isoform X8, with the protein MGVRPGWGWLLLPVCQALVVPREVSGQEGETLSLRCWYARGYEGYNKYWCRGAARGSCHKVVETAGREVPRQHGRVSITDNHIFCVVLLTVEELSMEDAGSYWCGVERAGRDIMEPVTVRVRPAPSPEPWLSNTTAEFPHNVNVTATGLSGPALQVLLPTMVLLFLLAMAGSAGLIHALRRRRRRRKEAVQKPMRVVGSSQLCSLAVQAQQHHQPGAGQAVGDTLMPHTKDPAAPKQPGTTAELNNIYDNELYLRKVRTRPGQCWRCREVCAAWAGAMQVGHPPGHAH; encoded by the exons ATGGGGGTACGGCCGGGCTGGGGTTGGCTCCTTCTCCCAG TTTGCCAGGCTCTGGTTGTCCCCAGGGAGGTGAGCGGTCAGGAGGGTGAGACGCTTTCCCTGCGCTGTTGGTATGCGCGGGGCTACGAGGGCTACAACAAGTACTGGtgccgcggggctgcgcggggctCGTGCCACAAAGTGGTGGAGACCGCGGGGCGAGAAGTGCCGCGCCAGCACGGCCGCGTCTCCATCACGGACAACCACATCTTCTGCGTGGTGCTGCTCACCGTGGAGGAGCTCTCCATGGAGGACGCTGGGAGCTACTGGTGCGGGGTGGAGCGGGCAGGCAGGGACATCATGGAGCCGGTCACCGTGAGGGTGAGACCAG ctcccagccctgagccctgGCTCTCCAACACCACAGCGGAGTTCCCCCACAACGTGAACGTCACTGCCACGGG cctcTCTGGGCCAGCCCTGCAGGTCCTGCTGCCCACCATGGTGCTGCTGTTCCTCCTGGCCATGgctggctctgctgggctcATCCATGCCctgcggaggaggaggaggaggaggaaggaag CTGTACAGAAACCCATGCGAGTGGTGGGAAGTTCCCAGCTGTGCTCACTGGcagtgcaggcacagcagcaccatcaG CCTGGTGCTGGACAGGCTGTTGGGGACACACTGATGCCTCACACCAAAGACCCTGCAGCCCCCAAACAGCCGGGCACCACTGCAGAGCTGAACAACATCTATGACAATGAGCTGTACCTGAGGAAGGTGAGAACCCGGCCCGGGCAGTGCTGGCGGTGCAGGGAGGTGTGTGCAGCATGGGCAGGGGCCATGCAGGTTGGCCACCCCCCAGGGCATGCACACTGA
- the CD300LF gene encoding CMRF35-like molecule 3 isoform X7: MGVRPGWGWLLLPVCQALVVPREVSGQEGETLSLRCWYARGYEGYNKYWCRGAARGSCHKVVETAGREVPRQHGRVSITDNHIFCVVLLTVEELSMEDAGSYWCGVERAGRDIMEPVTVRVRPAVPTAPSPEPWLSNTTAEFPHNVNVTATGLSGPALQVLLPTMVLLFLLAMAGSAGLIHALRRRRRRRKEAVQKPMRVVGSSQLCSLAVQAQQHHQPGAGQAVGDTLMPHTKDPAAPKQPGTTAELNNIYDNELYLRKVRTRPGQCWRCREVCAAWAGAMQVGHPPGHAH, encoded by the exons ATGGGGGTACGGCCGGGCTGGGGTTGGCTCCTTCTCCCAG TTTGCCAGGCTCTGGTTGTCCCCAGGGAGGTGAGCGGTCAGGAGGGTGAGACGCTTTCCCTGCGCTGTTGGTATGCGCGGGGCTACGAGGGCTACAACAAGTACTGGtgccgcggggctgcgcggggctCGTGCCACAAAGTGGTGGAGACCGCGGGGCGAGAAGTGCCGCGCCAGCACGGCCGCGTCTCCATCACGGACAACCACATCTTCTGCGTGGTGCTGCTCACCGTGGAGGAGCTCTCCATGGAGGACGCTGGGAGCTACTGGTGCGGGGTGGAGCGGGCAGGCAGGGACATCATGGAGCCGGTCACCGTGAGGGTGAGACCAG CTGtacccacagctcccagccctgagccctgGCTCTCCAACACCACAGCGGAGTTCCCCCACAACGTGAACGTCACTGCCACGGG cctcTCTGGGCCAGCCCTGCAGGTCCTGCTGCCCACCATGGTGCTGCTGTTCCTCCTGGCCATGgctggctctgctgggctcATCCATGCCctgcggaggaggaggaggaggaggaaggaag CTGTACAGAAACCCATGCGAGTGGTGGGAAGTTCCCAGCTGTGCTCACTGGcagtgcaggcacagcagcaccatcaG CCTGGTGCTGGACAGGCTGTTGGGGACACACTGATGCCTCACACCAAAGACCCTGCAGCCCCCAAACAGCCGGGCACCACTGCAGAGCTGAACAACATCTATGACAATGAGCTGTACCTGAGGAAGGTGAGAACCCGGCCCGGGCAGTGCTGGCGGTGCAGGGAGGTGTGTGCAGCATGGGCAGGGGCCATGCAGGTTGGCCACCCCCCAGGGCATGCACACTGA
- the CD300LF gene encoding CMRF35-like molecule 5 isoform X1 — MGVRPGWGWLLLPVCQALVVPREVSGQEGETLSLRCWYARGYEGYNKYWCRGAARGSCHKVVETAGREVPRQHGRVSITDNHIFCVVLLTVEELSMEDAGSYWCGVERAGRDIMEPVTVRVRPAVPTAPSPEPWLSNTTAEFPHNVNVTATGAGLQKENTSLQKGQEQPPSSPPSLSGPALQVLLPTMVLLFLLAMAGSAGLIHALRRRRRRRKEAVQKPMRVVGSSQLCSLAVQAQQHHQPGAGQAVGDTLMPHTKDPAAPKQPGTTAELNNIYDNELYLRKVRTRPGQCWRCREVCAAWAGAMQVGHPPGHAH; from the exons ATGGGGGTACGGCCGGGCTGGGGTTGGCTCCTTCTCCCAG TTTGCCAGGCTCTGGTTGTCCCCAGGGAGGTGAGCGGTCAGGAGGGTGAGACGCTTTCCCTGCGCTGTTGGTATGCGCGGGGCTACGAGGGCTACAACAAGTACTGGtgccgcggggctgcgcggggctCGTGCCACAAAGTGGTGGAGACCGCGGGGCGAGAAGTGCCGCGCCAGCACGGCCGCGTCTCCATCACGGACAACCACATCTTCTGCGTGGTGCTGCTCACCGTGGAGGAGCTCTCCATGGAGGACGCTGGGAGCTACTGGTGCGGGGTGGAGCGGGCAGGCAGGGACATCATGGAGCCGGTCACCGTGAGGGTGAGACCAG CTGtacccacagctcccagccctgagccctgGCTCTCCAACACCACAGCGGAGTTCCCCCACAACGTGAACGTCACTGCCACGGG tgcagggctgcagaaggaaaacaccAGCCTTCAGAAGGGTCAGGAACAgcccccctcctctcctcccagcctcTCTGGGCCAGCCCTGCAGGTCCTGCTGCCCACCATGGTGCTGCTGTTCCTCCTGGCCATGgctggctctgctgggctcATCCATGCCctgcggaggaggaggaggaggaggaaggaag CTGTACAGAAACCCATGCGAGTGGTGGGAAGTTCCCAGCTGTGCTCACTGGcagtgcaggcacagcagcaccatcaG CCTGGTGCTGGACAGGCTGTTGGGGACACACTGATGCCTCACACCAAAGACCCTGCAGCCCCCAAACAGCCGGGCACCACTGCAGAGCTGAACAACATCTATGACAATGAGCTGTACCTGAGGAAGGTGAGAACCCGGCCCGGGCAGTGCTGGCGGTGCAGGGAGGTGTGTGCAGCATGGGCAGGGGCCATGCAGGTTGGCCACCCCCCAGGGCATGCACACTGA